Proteins from a single region of Carassius carassius chromosome 25, fCarCar2.1, whole genome shotgun sequence:
- the LOC132104342 gene encoding antizyme inhibitor 1-like: MKGFVDAPNYFIELLEGGTTLDDVIENHVCEQNLAEKNAFVVADLGALMRQHVLWKTTMPLVRPFYPVSCNSSPVVIEVLSALGVGFVCANKAETTLVLNHDVPPENIILSGVCKQLSLIKHAAKTGINYLVCENEAELRKIARVHPEAKLLLQACTEAQVEETSLTIGCSLKSCRHLLEMAKEISVNVVGVMFQVPASCRDPQAYTHALSDARCIFDMAKELGFDMKILDIGGGFSGSEFQLKQVHSIIKPLLEAYFPSASGVSIIAEPGSFFVFSSFTLAVNVIGKKAVYPDLHCSTHDELTPNDALEFVYYMNDGVYGSFMGKLFGNVITTPSVHKMSLTLDEPVFSSSLWGPSCDPLEQVVEHCLLPELAVGDWLIFSNMGARGQEGPATFSDTNQPPVYYTISTDDWFEMQKAGISLDDTIKTLSLVQYGL; the protein is encoded by the exons ATGAAAGGATTTGTTGATGCACCAAACTACTTCATTGAACTACTGGAGGGAGGAACGACCCTTGACGATGTTATCGAGAACCACGTCTGTGAGCAAAATCTG GCTGAAAAGAATGCATTTGTTGTGGCCGACCTTGGGGCCTTAATGCGACAGCATGTCCTGTGGAAGACCACTATGCCTCTCGTTCGACCCTTCTACCCAGTCAGCTGTAACAGCAGCCCTGTAGTCATTGAAGTCCTGTCTGCTCTTGGTGTTGGTTTTGTCTGTGCAAATAag GCTGAAACCACATTGGTACTCAATCATGATGTCCCTCCTGAGAACATCATCCTGTCTGGAGTTTGCAAGCAACTTTCACTCATTAAACACGCGGCCAAGACTGGCATTAACTATCTCGTGTGTGAAAATGAGGCAGAGCTTCGCAAAATTGCCCGTGTTCATCCTGAGGCTAA GCTTTTGCTTCAAGCCTGTACTGAAGCACAGGTTGAGGAGACAAGTCTGACCATTGGTTGCTCCCTGAAGAGTTGTAGACACCTTCTGGAAATGGCCAAGGAGATTAGTGTGAATGTGGTTGGAGTCAT GTTCCAGGTACCAGCATCATGCAGAGATCCCCAAGCATACACCCATGCACTGTCAGACGCCCGCTGCATCTTTGACATGGCA AAGGAACTTGGCTTTGACATGAAGATCCTGGATATTGGTGGAGGATTCAGTGGTTCTGAGTTTCAGCTGAAACAG GTACATTCAATCATCAAACCCCTGCTGGAGGCCTATTTCCCCTCAGCATCTGGAGTGAGCATCATTGCTGAACCAGGAAGTTTCTTCGTGTTTTCCTCCTTCACTCTGGCTGTCAATGTTATTGGCAAAAAGGCAGTATACCCGGATCTCCATTGCAGCACACATG ATGAGCTGACCCCAAACGATGCACTAGAATTTGTCTATTACATGAACGATGGTGTTTATGGATCTTTTATGGGAAAGTTGTTTGGAAATGTCATCACCACACCCTCTGTCCACAAG atGTCGCTCACCCTAGATGAGCCCGTGTTCTCCAGCAGCCTGTGGGGTCCATCGTGTGACCCACTGGAGCAGGTGGTGGAGCACTGCCTGCTCCCTGAGCTCGCTGTTGGGGACTGGCTCATTTTCAGCAATATGGGGGCCAGGGGTCAGGAGGGTCCGGCAACGTTCAGCGACACAAACCAACCACCTGTGTATTACACCATCTCCACAGATGACTG GTTTGAGATGCAAAAGGCTGGAATTTCTCTTGATGACACCATAAAAACCCTCTCATTGGTCCAGTATGGCTTGTGA
- the LOC132104343 gene encoding ribonucleoside-diphosphate reductase subunit M2 B-like: MNSSTSNTLSSVMEYQNGHKDVDANSVEDEPLLKENPKRFVIFPIQYPDIWKMYKQAQASFWTVEEVDLSKDLVHWDSLKSEEKHFISHVLAFFAASDGIVNENLVQRFSQEVQIPEARSFYGFQILIENVHSEMYSMLINTYIRDLKERDFLFNAIHTMPFVRRKADWALQWISDTNSTFGERLVAFAAVEGIFFSGSFAAIYWLKKRGLMPGLTYSNELISRDEGLHCNFACLMYSYLVKKPSADRVKDIITKAVSIEQEFLTEALPVNLIGMNCSLMKQYIEFVADRLLTDLGLPKVYKSENPFDFMESISLEGKTNFFEKRVAEYQRLGVMSNVMDCEFTLDADF, from the exons ATGAACTCCAGCACAAGCAACACTCTGTCGAGCGTTATGGAATATCAG AATGGTCACAAGGATGTTGACGCAAACAGTGTTGAAGACGAACCCCTTCTCAAAGAAAACCCAAAGCGATTTGTAATTTTTCCGATTCAGTATCCCGACATCTGGAAAATGTACAAACAAGCCCAGGCGTCATTTTGGACAGTTGAGGAg GTGGATTTATCAAAGGACTTGGTCCACTGGGACAGCCTGAAGTCTGAAGAGAAACACTTCATATCCCATGTACTGGCTTTCTTTGCAGCAAGTGATGGGATAGTCAACGAGAACCTG GTGCAGCGGTTCAGTCAAGAGGTGCAGATCCCAGAGGCTCGCTCCTTCTACGGCTTTCAGATCCTCATAGAGAATGTGCACTCCGAAATGTACAGCATGCTCATCAACACCTACATAAGGGATCTGAAAGAGAG GGACTTTTTGTTCAATGCAATTCACACCATGCCTTTTGTAAGGCGGAAAGCAGACTGGGCCTTACAGTGGATCTCTGACACAAACTCAACTTTTG gaGAACGATTAGTAGCATTTGCAGCAGTGGAAGGCATCTTCTTCTCTGGATCATTTGCGGCCATCTACTGGTTGAAGAAAAGAGGCCTGATGCCAGGACTCACTTACTCCAATGAACTCATCAGCAGAGATGAG GGTCTGCACTGTAATTTTGCATGTCTAATGTACAGCTACTTGGTGAAGAAACCTTCTGCTGACCGAGTGAAAGACATCATCACAAAAGCTGTGAGCATTGAACAG GAGTTTCTCACAGAAGCCTTACCCGTCAATTTGATCGGGATGAACTGCTCTCTCATGAAGCAGTACATTGAGTTTGTGGCTGACCGGCTGCTAACAGACTTAGGATTGCCCAAA GTTTACAAGTCAGAAAACCCCTTCGACTTCATGGAGTCCATTTCATTGGAGGGAAAAACTAATTTCTTCGAGAAGCGAGTGGCTGAATACCAGCGACTTGGAGTGATGTCAAATGTGATGGACTGTGAATTCACTCTTGATGCAGATTTCTAA